The Phoenix dactylifera cultivar Barhee BC4 chromosome 12, palm_55x_up_171113_PBpolish2nd_filt_p, whole genome shotgun sequence genome includes the window GCTTCGATGAGCTTGATGTCTTtgataaggctgcaaatgggtcaggttgacccgtgaccagacccgacccgacccgcttAGACCCGATCCGGCCCATTTTAAAGGATCCATGGGGCCGGCTCGGGCtctaaaattggacccattcTATTTCTGGGTCGGATCTGGGTTTACTGAATTCCGACCCGACCTGACTTATTGTTTTTTGAGTCAATTTTGGATCGTTTACTCTACGACTTGATTTGACCCAAATCTGAATATACCGTTAGGGCCCGTAGGCTGGTAGGGGGTGTCTTAATCTCAGATTTGTCATGCGTGAGATCATGACTCCATCTCTGCAACTCCGAATCCGTGACCGTGAGACCGTGAATTCGTCCCAGTCCCAACCTGACTTCAGCCACATCccttgattccttccaattttccATTTCCCAATTGCTCTCTCCTAGTCTCCTTAGTCTCCTAGTTTTGGTAACTTTGGACACCTAGAGATAACATTGAAACCATTCGGGAGAAAATGACATAAAAgcaacagaaacatggtttctaTAATATTCTGGTTCGAAATATATTTCATTCATTTTGGGTCCTTTGAGAACATCTAATTAAGAGAGAACACAATCGGTAGGCTTAAAATTCTTGAGGTTTAAAATAGCTTCTTTGAATTCCAGCGCTTCCTTGAGTTCTCTTAGTCAACTGCAACTACATTTtttcatataaatataattatggTACTGTAGGTTGCATTATCTTTTCGTATCTTTTGTGTGAGAAGCTAGTAGACATTTGCAGGTTGCAAATCCAGTTGTATCTAATATCTGGGTGCTGGTTGCATTCACAAATTTTGAAGAGATACAAGTCTACAACCCTTGGAAGAGTTTGCCACACCTCCTTCAAGCCCCCAAAACAAGAGTCTTGTAGTGCAACCATCAAGCTCCCGGATTCAGTGGATTAGGGCACATACTGTTAGTCCTACTCCACAACATTAGGACGTAGTAGCCATGTGGCAGATATCCAAGATCCTTTTGTGATACCACCTAATTACACTTAGACGACACCAAatgcaaagaaaaagaagatgcagGAAGGCAAGAGCATAtccaagaagagaagaggccaGAACCAATGATTAGGGGATAAAAGTGTGAACTTTGTGAAACATGTGCACTGATGGATGCTTCTACCCATGATCAGTTGTCGAAGCTTTCCAAGGCTGTTTCAGTAAAAGATGACTCATGATGCCCAATTCAGGTTGCAAGCCTGGGTTGAACTTGATAtgaagtgaatttcaaaaacctTCAGAACTGGTGATGCAAATTGTCAGGAACCACTTGTAACCAAATtcaatgtgtttaaaatttgttgGAACATTCTTTATCTCTTGTTAACCCTGCTTTCAattttttgaatcttttgatGTTCACCATCTGTCTTGAATTTGATAGAATTCTTCAGAGAATTATTTGGCGCAGAACTGCCATAGATCTTATGCATGGGTTTTAAGAATATGAACTTTTGGTCATGGTCATTCAATCACTGTTATTTGATTAGCTTAGTCATGGAAAGTACATATAGTTGCGTAGATCTTGTGGCATATGGTAATGTCCCAAATTTGAACACTGAGTTTTAGCTTCAgtgtttattttcatttttgtccTAGTTCTTCAAGTTTCTAGTCTCTTGATGGCTGGTTAAGAATGCCTTGGCCCTTTTCGGTGACTAGTTGCTTTGTTTCCATACCAAAAATAGGGACAAGACAAATTTTTGGCTGACCTCCTGACCAGCATTTTCTTGTGGCTGGATTCGAAccagatttaatttttttggagTAGGACCGGattatacatggacccgacccgaataaCCTGTTGGGTCAAATATTGTAGCCGTAGAACCAATGCGACCCGATTTTTTATTGGGTTGGATATATGTCCAATGTTAGGATCTGAACAAGGAACCGGGTTGGGTcgaggtcactcatgacccggtccgacccgacccatttgcacccctagccCTTGATGAAGACAACTTaatggttcatcaaaatcaagagTTGTGTCAAGCCCAAATGGCAAAAGCTTACAAAAAGTTGACCTGAATCTGAAACTTTGAATAAGGTACGATTGTTTATCTTGAGAGGACTTGTTACTGCTAATTGCTATGCATACGGTACCAATTGTTTGAAGGCCAAAGGAAGTAGCCTATTCCACCtatgcatggagaattcctaAAGAAATACTATGCATAGAACCCTATGACTCCCAAAAAGGTGGAGGACAAGAAACCTATTTAGTTGATGGGAGTAATACATGAGCAACTCATGAACTTGGTGAAAGTCATAGAAGGTAAAAAGGTTCAAATCTTTACCATGCTTTatccccaaaagaaaaaaatagggaCCTTGTTGTAGGAAATATCTAAAAGAGACCAATAGGTGAAATTAAAAGGTTTAGATATGGCGAAAAACCAAGTTTGGACCCCAAACCAAGTAAATTAAATCCATCAATATTGATTTGCTTATGAAGGAACATTTTGTACACTATACTGGAGTACTTGATCAAGTACAACAAGCCCATGTGTCTctcaagattaaaaaaaaataaaaagaaaggatCTAATCCAATGGTATTGGTGATATGCTGTAAAGTGCTATAAAGGCATGAATGTTAACCATCTACAGCAATATCTCAAATTTACCATAATCAAGGTGGATGATGTTAGGTCTTGAACACCGTAACTCTAAAAGTTTTGAAAAAATTTGGTTGCAATTGTATTGTCCATTGACAATGATTACCCGAAACTCCAACAATTAGTAGCATGATTCTGTACTGGATTATTACATCATCGGTCCAGTCTTGAGTCCATCCACGTTGATGCATCCATGTATTCTACACTTCCCATTCCATCCTGGCTGACTTCAGAATTTTATAATCCAAGGATTCTGAGTTTctaaccctttcttcttccactCCGTTCTTGTGATTTCATAATTTTATAACCCAAGGATTCTAaaatttcctttctttttgaatGTACTATGATCCGAAAAGTATAAATTCCTCATTTCCAGTGCCATAATATCGTGTGGTACAGCAGAGAGCAAGAAACTCAGGCCTGTTTAAGTAAATATCACCATCATGAAATTGAAGTCTAGAATAATGAATTGTATGTTTGGCAAAAAGCAAAATATCCCTCTTGGTACGCCAGCATCAAAATCATGAGGATCTACCAGAGGCTCCGCTAACCTGTCTTTCATGATCATTGAGAAACTATCAGCAGTATTCTCCACCATCTTTGTGAGGATCAACCAAGATAAGGGGCTCAATGGAATCCCAATGATAAAAATATTGCTACAGATCCATAGGCTGCTGGAAAAAGGATGAtgataaaaagagagaaaaaaggttTTCAGTGCTTGTATTGCTGCCATGTGTAGGGATAACCACAGAATGACATCCCTGTGTCTCATTTGTCGCCTACTAACTGTTTCCTGGCCATAAGCCTTGCAGTTCTTGTGGTGTCAACAACTCTGCATGCCACCATGTTGAGCAAAGTTGACAGCATGGCAGCCCCCAGGCCTTGTTCATATCTGTTTGCTATGTCCCAATCATGAGCCTGGTCATTAATGTCAAGTTCATGCCTGCTTGCAGCCATGCCGAGAGTAGAGTAAGCATAATGGCTCAGCATCTAATTCACCACTACCATACTGTCTTCTGTAAGCTTCACCATTCATCACCACTGTCATTAACTCTCCTTGTTGTTTGACCAGACCATGATTGCTATATAGCTTCACTCGCCGTGGTATCATAATGTGTTGCTCTTCCATCATGTATAATTTAATCAAACTGTACCACTGCTGCATTGCTTTGGTTCAATCCTCGTGCCACTACTATAACTTCTTTGTCCAAATGTAACCATGCTAAACCACTCCCTTTCTTTATAGTTGATTAACTTATGAGCCACAAGCCACACCTTCATGCTCCAATTCTTTGCTCTACTATCAGTAATGAATGAGAGAGAAGAAAGTACCATGGGCCTTATTACTCTGTTTTAAATCCAAAGGCAAAAACATATGGTTACCAGCACTACACCTGATAGCCATGGCTTACCATATGGTGTTTGCTGCCGTCATAAATTGTGCCCAGCTTGTCATATCATCTCACTGTTTACCTCTCACAGTATTGCACAATACTAGATGTTTTGTCATTTATTGAAACTTTACCATCATTATGTGCCATCTTTCCCTTCTGTCCTATAATTGATATCAAGAATTTTAACCATTGTCTGTGTCCTATAACTACATAACTGAgggttgttttgttttttttgtctttctagCCTATCAACATATCTTACCTGTTGCTCTTAGAATTTGGCCTTCTTTCAACTAAATTTGATGAGTCATATAAATAAAGCACTTGGCCTTCTTCCTGTGGTTCTAGCtgctttttattaagttctaaCACTTAGAATACCTTCATCTTGTGGTGTTAGCCTGCCTTTAAGTCTTAATATCTACTCcatcctttattttctttttgtaagATGAAAATAGAAGTAGACTTTGAGGaggagaaacaataaaatttgCACTTCACCTTAACTGGAACATTAAAGAGACTGAAGGAGAAGTCTTCTAGTTGGTCTTAAGGAAGGTGGGTAGATATAAGAAAATTTAATATTCCACCTCAGTTTGATTTAGCAGCGATCCATGATCACATTTAGAAGTGCCCAATTTATCAAAAaacaattttttaaataaagcaTGATTAATGCCTTATCACTCACATAGGCATTCCTTAAGGTGAGATATCAACCTTCTTGACCCACCATTCACTTCCACATTCATAGATTCAAATTTATGGGTGACTAGCAAATCTAATATACTAAGAAACCTCTAGAAACCATTCAAACACATGCTAGGGCATCCTTGATCTGAACTAATGTCTGACCAAAACAATCCTTATACCATGTAAATTCTGCATTCTGCATAACAGTCAGCATATTAGTTATAACTTTTTACCTAGAACTCAGAATCGAGTTCCATAAAAAGCATTGGACTCTTGACTTTATGCCCTTTCCAATAAGTACTACATTGCATATGTTtgggttcataaaaaaaattgaaacattTGGAAAGTTTGATGTTGGTGTTAAAATGGACTGTTTTGGTTAGGGCATGCAACACGGTGTCCAAAAGGGAAATAAACACATGATTGTCAATGCATAATCGCCTACACAAGCATTCCTTAAGGAGAGATATCAACCTTCTTGATCCCACTCATTCACTTCCACATTCATCGATTCAAATTTATGGGTGATTATCAAATCTAATACACTATATGATCCTTGTAACGACATAGGACGTGATTTTAGAAAGATAATACTCTTAAAACAATTTAGACCATTTGTATACTTGAAATGTACATTAGCCATCTAAGAAAACTACACAAATAGAATAAAGCCCTCCAAGTATGGATATTTTAGGGCCCAATAAGTAAAAGAAAGACTAAAATGGAAATCTTATGCTACCAACCACTTCAAAAATCATCTTATTGTGCTACAACCTGCAAACCCCCCTACCCACCCTCCACCTACTTCTCTATACTCTCCAAatcacaagcacatgcacaaggGAACACACTGTAAATATGGTTGTGTGGATAATGATTACAGACCCATAAAACTTATGCACCAATGAGGTAAAAGAATGATCTTCTAAATAATCAAATATTACACCTTAAGGCTcctaatataataaatattaattattaatagaaaGAAATAAGCATAAATAAATGATAAAGTTTAATATAGAAAGAGCCTGATATATGTCCAATGAGCACCAGTTGGACTagaataatttaatttttatttcaataaagCTGATTGAAATGAATAAAACTGATTTCTGTTTTTAGGCCACATTTGAGACAGAAAAAGCACTATTTCATGCAAAGCATAATGCACTTCAGTTTATAACACCAATGTTATTTAAGATAAATTCAATGGCAACATTGGAGTCATGATGAAGTTAAGGGCCTAGATCATGAGCTAAATGATTTTAAGCATAGATCAATTGCAAGGAGCTTCGAGGAGATATTAGCGCATCAATTTGACAGTCCAAAATTTTTCATGTAATAAACCTGTATCTCTCTCGTCTTTAAATGAGTTGCTGCAAGTCAGGCCTGAGCTGCACCCTTCTAGCAGCTTGAGTTACTGCACTAAATGAGTTGTAGCCCGCTAAACAGCTGGGCTGAGTTATAGCTGTAGCAGTCTTGCACACAGGTCCAGCTATAGCCTAGCAAGCAGCCCCTAACCAAGAGAACACTTCATGGAACAAAGGAACATTTTCCCTCCCCCATCTCCTGCCCCTAAATCACTTTATTTGCTCTCATCAGAAAAAGAGTTGGAAACTTTCAAAATCAGTATATACTAAAGGTTAAATAAAACCACTTTTAAAAAGTACATTATCCTTCTTATTATAAGAATGGACAAGCTTTACATGTTAAATATCAATTGGAAATATTCGTAAAAGGGTCCTAGTCATACTTTTAATCTCCTAGATTACCATAGGTAAAGCATTTAATAAAGATCAACTAAATTGAATGAAAGCTCTAACAATttcaacaaaaattttcatcagATAATACACCAAGGGAAAATAGTCCCCGCTTATTCCAACATAAAATAATTGTTGAACCCTTCCAAGATCACCTTAACACATATCCAGAGACTCCTAGCAAAAATCAGTAACAAATGGTAAGAAACCACAAGAGAATACTAAATACTCATCCAATTACTCCATCAAATTCAACACTCATCCCCTCTATTACGACCCAGAAGATCAACATCGTTACATGCCTTCAGTTTGCTTTAATACCCCTAAACACAATCTCAACCTCctagacaagattttcataaTTACCTTGTAGGACCTTATATCATGGGCCTACTCCTCAAGAATTAGGGTTTAATTAACACATACAAGCTTCATTATGATAGACTATGCAAGAATATATCTCGCATCATCCATCAAGATATGTGAAAGGCTTAACAAAGGAGAAAACTTTTGTGGCTAAAAGGTTCTCTTCTCTAAATCCTTAAATTTCTGTCGGTGCTTCTCTAGTCTTGTCTCCCCTCCAGATCAACTGCTTCAAACACTAAATATGCATTTCCATGTCATCTTCTTTTGTGCTTGAACATAGTGCAATAGAAGTTCAAAAGCCCTTAGCATTTCTACTATTGTTTTCTTATTGAATAATTCTAAGAAAAATTACAGCTTCAATATtagtgaaaaaaagaaaacggaAAATGACATCTCAATAAAGATGATAAATAGAAAATTCCCACAATAATTATTTCATAGATTTATTGTACCTGAAAAGTGAGAATTGGTAATACCTAATGAAGTTAAAATGGGTATTCAATTGTCACCTCTTGCCAGAAAGGCTTTCTTGTGAGGACAAGGGCTTGGTTCACCTCTCACAAGATATGGAAGAAAACTAGTCATTCCTTCCGATAGGGTATCATGACTGTCTCTGATGAAGTGAAGGAGAATTTGATTTGCTAAAGAAGTGTAATGTCAAATGGAGCATTGCTGTCAGGAAACATCACCATGTAGATACATATTCACTAGGTGAATTTTTGATCTACTTAATCCCATACTAAGCCATTGGATCATCTGCTTCCACATTGAGAGTCAAAGTTTAGAACAGATCAGTATAATGTTTTACAAGGaagaaaattctaaaaaaaatgaatatcaaCTCTATTGAAATAACTATTAACCATCTAAGACAACTAAGCAAATAAATAGGAAGACAAAGTATATTATCCCATTTGAGTCATAGATGTTGTAAGGTTAGATATTGATTGCAAAAATTTAGGCCAATATATGTGTGTTGAATGGTTGAAGAGAACAAGACAACATCATCCAATATGCAAAGGCTCCAAATACAAATATATTTTAGAAGTTAAAAAACCAGAAAACAGAAGCAGATATCCAAATTTAACATAGTAAGAGTCCATTAGTTGATACATGAAGGGTACACATTGCATTAAATTCCTCAATCAAGCACAATCTAAACCCTCATGCACTTGATTTGTTACTCAATGCCCCTGATTAAATATCAAGCAAAATGTACTTGTATTCGATCTTTGCTCCTATGTTGACCATGATATTGACAGTTCTGTCTCAGGTTTTATCTTTCAGGCTCAGTTAATGTTTACACTAGCTGTATGCTAAATGCTTTAATTTGTTTCAAGCGATGCTAAATGTAGCCAAAATTGCCTGAAACTGGTTGAAAGTTATATGTTCATGTTGGTCACAGTTTGCTGAAATGTCATGAGCTTCACATTCTGTATAGATTTGAAACCATTCAAGCTACCAAATCTGACAAAATTGGAACTTCTTGAAAGATTTACAATTCTACCTAGTTCAGTTCTATATGCAATCAATTAGGTTGAAAGATAACAACATAGAACCAATCCTACATATATGGCCTCAAAAATGGTCTGCTAAATGATTACTTCTGATGTAGCAAAAAAAACCCAATCACCAGTAATCTAGTCTTAAGAATATTCCCATAAGAATGATGCAATATGGAGACAATTTAGACTCCTTTAACAACTATCATGTTTGCAGAATATGAAGCTTTGTTCAAAATCAACTattcgtgtgtgtgtgtgtctatatatatgtgtgtgtggggggggggggggggggggggattgataacctactctctgttatggtaagttatcaatttacccaattttcattggacaaaaaatacccttacTTTTTATGACTCTTGAGAATAGTTTGTCTTTTTACAATCCCGcattaactcaccctctcaaccccccaattaatactctctctcatatatatgtgtgtgtgtgtgtgtgtgtgtgtgtgtgtgtgtgtgtgtgtgtaaggagagagagagagtattaactggggggttgagagggtgagttaatgCGGGATtgtaaaaaaacataaaataccTTTAAGAGTCATAAAAAGTAAGAATATTTTTTGTTCAataaaaaatgggtagattgataacctaccataatagagagtaggttatcaatcccctatatatagagagtaggttatcaatcccctatatataggggattgataacctactctctctctctctctctctctatatatatatatatatatcttcctTGAGGTAAATCATAGTGGTCACTACTTTTCCCACCTTCAACATAGACTTCTTAACAAGTTGGAACAAGAGAAGAATTAAAGACTAACTTTCTTCGAAACTTTCATTTTCCAATGTCCTTTAAAATATGAAAGAAGCAGGATGACTATTTCAAGGAAAGCTGAGAAGCTTGCTGCTTCTGAAAAATTTACTAGCTCTAGACAAATGGATTTATGGCTTACAATTTCTAATGGTAACTGAGGCAAGAAGTCCTTATAAAGAACAAACAGAAGCAAACTCATCTAGTGCCATTAATCTTTGAATGAGATAAAAAAAGAACAGTTTCTTCATCCCAAACTAAATAAATTTGAATGTTTCTCATAATAAACCACTAAAATGTTGTAAAAGCAATCGAGATTTCTATATTAGCCATAAATTGAGCTAATAATCATCAGATCACTGCATAAAGTTACAAACAAGATAAAAAGGGAAGGTGAATGATACAAGGAACTATACTTTCCATGTAAACATGTAAGCTTGCATTACCGTCCTATTAAATCAGACAAGGAAGTTCACAACTCAGACCTCTTATATCACATAGATTTCCCAATATAATACATTTTGATATCATGAGAACTCACCCTCGATATATACATCACCAGCTTTCTTCCAATGCCCAAGCTATGAACAAGTGACAAAACCCTCGATACCAATCCCAAACAAACCTTGCTCCTCTTGCTCCAGAGTTCCTCTCACCGCCTGATAAAGCTTCGCCCACGAGCATGACCCCAAAACACCAGAACGCTCCACCGCCTCCCCCCAAAACGTCAAATTGGGACTCAGAGGGCATGTGGTAGCCACCAAATCCATCACGGTCACCGTCCCGACCGCCGCCCGGGGAAAATTGAACGCCAAGTTGTCAACTTTATGCTCATATATCTTCCCATTCCGATCCAGTCGATACCTCGACGTCCCCTGGAATCTTCCCCTTGCCTCCCACGGCACCCGGGGGACCCCCTGCAGCTCCCAACGGATCAAGATCATGTACTCCGATGGCTGCCAAACCCGGAAAATCTCAAGCCCAATCTCCCGAAACAAAATCCGGCCATGCAATCGGAGCGCCCAGAAGATCAATTTATAGTTCTCGATCCCATGAAAGGTATTGAGCGGATCGACGAAGGTGATATCATCCctgaaaaatc containing:
- the LOC103722030 gene encoding uncharacterized protein LOC103722030, yielding MEARWEKEKKKEKGKRVSLSHSRGSLREEKKERERKRREKKMALFLPKISSSPLLPHHCPSQNSPTRPFLSSSSLTNLEPPPVHDATREKPPALHGKPPAALHETKKKSEKNSNKGDSYLNLGLVVRTLRDDLPSLFSKDLNYDIYRDDITFVDPLNTFHGIENYKLIFWALRLHGRILFREIGLEIFRVWQPSEYMILIRWELQGVPRVPWEARGRFQGTSRYRLDRNGKIYEHKVDNLAFNFPRAAVGTVTVMDLVATTCPLSPNLTFWGEAVERSGVLGSCSWAKLYQAVRGTLEQEEQGLFGIGIEGFVTCS